The Tenebrio molitor chromosome 5, icTenMoli1.1, whole genome shotgun sequence genome has a segment encoding these proteins:
- the LOC138131670 gene encoding uncharacterized protein yields the protein MPRTYIRKTTRQNWSERSMESAINAVKNQGMPIKTASRNFGVPVMSLKRRVRSRNVITNTHKKILGSRKTVFSAEQEEELVNYILDMEVRMYGLTTHDVRSLAYQLAERNGIANHPFSLENKIAGRDWLFGFQKRHPGLSLRVPEATSVARAKAFNKPVVSKFFDLLKAEYQKHNYPAHRIYNVDETSLSTVPGRNSKTFAKKGRKQVGRVTSAERGQSSTAVICMSAGGMFLPPMIIFSRKRMKPELKDGAPPGTIFACNESGWMKEEVFSLWFEHFLSFAKPSPEDPVLLILDGHLSHTKNLNVIVKAKDNFVSILCLPPHCTHKLQPLDVGIMFPLSTAVDHALERWLNNNPGRTITTFQISKIFCEGYLKACTPANAINAFKKTGIVPYNSGIFNDLDFIAAETTDEKETTEIELSENVEANATDLGEASTSNTSPNKTEDVEIDKTHDTSFTKAGPITLRPLPKISGPRAQRKRKSVGTVLLTSTPYKDNLTEEKKQKAAKEETRKNKKGKCNPKKSKKGPPKKLAESSSEESEQENGALCIYCSEPYGNSIEGEGWIQCSRCRQWAHDACAGIDENAWDDFICDLCLTNSSHNANSSKRLLKF from the coding sequence ATGCCTCGTACGTATATACGAAAGACCACAAGGCAAAATTGGTCAGAGCGGAGCATGGAAAGTGCAATTAACGCAGTCAAGAACCAAGGAATGCCAATAAAAACCGCTAGCAGAAATTTTGGAGTTCCTGTAATGTCCTTAAAACGTCGAGTGAGGAGTAGGAATGTTATTACTAACactcacaaaaaaatattgggcAGCAGAAAGACAGTCTTCTCTGCTGAACAGGAAGAAGAATTGgtaaattacattttggaCATGGAAGTGAGAATGTATGGTTTAACTACCCATGATGTTCGAAGTTTAGCATATCAACTTGCTGAACGAAATGGTATTGCTAATCACCCATTTtcacttgaaaataaaattgctggTCGAGACTGGTTATTTGGTTTCCAAAAGAGACATCCTGGATTATCACTGCGTGTCCCAGAAGCAACATCGGTTGCTCGAGCAAAAGCTTTTAATAAACCGGttgtttcaaaattctttgattTATTAAAAGCTGAATACCAAAAGCACAACTATCCAGCTCATAGAATATACAATGTGGACGAAACTTCATTGTCCACCGTTCCCGGACGCAATTCGAaaacttttgcaaaaaaaggTCGCAAGCAAGTTGGCCGTGTTACTTCCGCAGAACGTGGACAATCATCAACTGCAGTGATATGTATGTCAGCTGGTGGCATGTTTCTTCCACCAATGATTATTTTTAGTAGAAAGAGAATGAAACCTGAATTAAAAGATGGAGCTCCTCCAGGTACCATCTTTGCATGCAATGAATCTGGCTGGATGAAAGAAGAAGTGTTTTCCTTATggtttgaacattttttgtcttttgcAAAACCTTCGCCAGAAGATCCAGTTCTTCTAATTTTAGATGGGCATCTGTcccatacaaaaaatttaaatgtcatcGTTAAAGCAAAGGACAATTTTGTTTCTATCTTATGTTTACCTCCACACTGTACGCACAAGCTCCAGCCACTAGATGTAGGAATTATGTTTCCACTTAGTACAGCTGTAGATCATGCACTTGAAAGATGGCTAAACAACAACCCTGGCAGGACTATAACAACctttcaaataagtaaaattttttgtgaggGATATCTAAAGGCTTGCACTCCAGCCAATGCGATtaatgcatttaaaaaaacagggATTGTGCCTTACAACAGtggtatttttaatgatttagaTTTTATAGCGGCTGAAACCACGGATGAAAAAGAAACAACTGAGATTGAGTTATCTGAAAATGTTGAAGCAAATGCCACTGATTTAGGTGAAGCCAGTACAAGTAACACTAGTCCAAATAAGACTGAGGATGTTGAAATTGATAAGACTCACGATACGTCGTTTACCAAAGCCGGTCCTATCACACTTAGGCCCTTACCTAAAATAAGTGGACCCCGAGCACAGAGGAAAAGGAAATCTGTAGGTACCGTATTGTTAACCAGTACGCCTTACAAAGATAATTtaacagaagaaaaaaaacaaaaagctgCTAAGgaagaaacaagaaaaaacaagaaaggaaaatgcaacccaaaaaaatcaaaaaaaggGCCTCCCAAAAAGCTTGCAGAAAGTAGCAGCGAAGAATCAGAACAGGAAAATGGTGCACTCTGTATTTATTGTTCTGAACCCTATGGAAATTCTATCGAAGGCGAAGGGTGGATACAATGCTCACGGTGTCGTCAATGGGCTCATGACGCTTGTGCAGGAATAGATGAAAACGCCTGGGATGACTTCATCTGCGACCTTTGTCTAACAAATTCATCTCATAATGCTAATTCATCCAAACgcctattaaaattttga
- the LOC138131689 gene encoding uncharacterized protein, which produces MWSFWCLFSFLTSACLADVSSFYFCSDMNPQQHVNIEQLMGMWYGIEILTHDVEEHYVRIGTSCPILHLSEDKDYPITTYSPLYKNYDYRYNYGERRPPNTRPNERNNYEYDQYGRPTQYPHNKNYNTRRYGTRNFNGKDYQFSEKRLRIWWDENGSGTEYHLRYNTSRPGFWISSGPQNGSELEPAFSHFAGTIQIIKAVGNHLVLTFCHQLPQRQLYTVLLSRQNKLDKADIHSVHSLLNRKGLNTNAIKKVCWNGSESVRMSLGTLFLLVVSLLLCYT; this is translated from the exons ATGTGGTCTTTCTGGTGTCTTTTCTCTTTCTTAACCAGTGCTTGTTTAGCAGATGTTTCATCTTTTTATTTCTGCTCGGACATGAACCCTCAACAACACGTAAATATAGAAcag CTTATGGGCATGTGGTACGGAATAGAAATTTTGACTCATGACGTTGAAGAGCACTACGTCCGTATAGGCACGTCTTGTCCGATTCTTCACTTATCTGAAGACAAGGATTATCCCATCACCACTTACAGTCCCctttacaaaaattacgacTATCGTTACAACTACGGAGAGAGGCGTCCTCCAAACACTAGACCCAACGAGAGGAACAACTACGAGTACGACCAGTACGGACGACCAACGCAATACccgcacaataaaaattataacaccAGGCGGTACGGCACTCGCAATTTCAACGGAAAAGATTatcaattttctgaaaagcgACTTCGGATTTGGTGGGACGAAAATGGAAGCGGTACTGAGTACCATTTAAGGTACAACACGAGCAGACCGGGTTTTTGGATAAGTTCCGGTCCTCAAAATG GATCTGAGTTGGAACCGGCATTCAGCCATTTTGCTGGAACTATACAAATTATTAAGGCCGTCGGCAACCATTTGGTACTGACGTTCTGTCATCAGTTGCCTCAAAGACAGTTGTACACTGTTCTTTTAAGCCGACAAAACAAACTCGACAAGGCTGATATACACAGTGTACACAGCTTGTTAAACAGGAAAGGTTTGAATACTAACGCAATTAAAAAAGTGTGTTGGAACGGAAGTGAGAGTGTCAGAATGTCACTGGGTACTTTGTTTTTGCTGGTTGTAAGTTTATTGTTATGCTATACataa